DNA from Onychomys torridus chromosome 1, mOncTor1.1, whole genome shotgun sequence:
aaaaaaaaaaaaaaaagaaccatatgACCTAGTAATATCACTCCTAGGTATATACCTAAAGGACTCAGAGTCAACATATCAGAGATGCTTGCACATCCATGTGTATATCTGCACTGTTCACAATGGCTAGCCTAGGTGGTCATTGACAAGTGAATGGATAagtaaatgtggtacatatacataatggaattttgttcagctataaagaaaagtaaaattataacattttcaaGAAAACGTATGACTGTGAATTGTTATATTAAAcaaagtaacccagactcagaaatacaaatgcCATGTTTCCTCTCACACAATGACCCCAGACTTTGGTGTTTACATATGCAAGTGTAACTGGGAAGGGGACTATGGGTGGGCGAAAGAAGGCTTAAGGAAGGGAATGAGTAATGGAATAGACTCGACATGAAAGCAGAATTGAGGACACTGGAgcgaaggagggggtgggggcaggggagcaaTGGGATAAGGGAGCAGAGTGTGGGAGGAGACCAAGAGGAACAGAATGTGCAGGCAGGTGCAGGACTGGGAAACGCACGGCTCTGTTTCTTGCTTTCttagtcttggttgtcaattcAACTAAGAGATAAACATCTGGGCAcaactgtgagggattttctcAAGGGGAAGGTCAACCCGACGTGGGTTAGACCTTCTGGTGTCAACCCAGTTATAAGGAGGTCTAAAGGGAAAGAGCTTCAGTTTTTGCCCATTTGCCTCTGACAGCTCTCCCTTGTTCCTAACTTCTTCTGTGCTGTGCTGCCACTACATTCCTGTGCCGATATCGGAACCCAGCTTCTTCAAGCTTCTAACGTGGAGTAATTTGGACTCAAGACCAGCAGCtctaggaatcctccaggccttcagtaCTAGACTGGGACTGCCGAAACGTCCAGCTTTATgatctcagcctctccagtgtgaaGACAGCCGTTGTTGGACGACCCTGGCTGAACTATATGAGTCAATCTAATGAATCCCTCGTTAATAGACATTCATTCTAATGTTTCTCTTCCTCTACAGAACCATGACCATATACTTTGAATGCtacttctgaaaataaaaattattttttgaaaactaggccctctggataagcgagacagttgtttcaCTTGAACTGTTCAGGGGACCCCCGGATAGCGGGATCGGGACCCCTAGAGTgtatgagccggctttttggcagccttggtgcagggaggaggggcttggacctgcctcagctgaatgtaccagactctgctgaccttgccttggaggtggtggaatgggggatggattgggggaAATGCtcggggggtgggaggagggaggacaggggactctgtggttggtatgtaaaatgaatagaaaatctctcagtaaagaaaaaaagaaagaaaactgcgagagcttctgcttcctccagctaAAAGGTTAGACTATACTATAGATCTCTTTTCAAATGAGTCTCCTCCCTGCACCAGTGAGCAGGCTGGGAAGTACAGGGGCCTTCTCCACTATCAGCTTGCTGTGTGAACCAGAGACCTCCCTTTTATTCGCCAGAGCCAGACTATGGACACTACCGTTTGGTGAGCCTTTCTTCACGCTTTGGCTTAAAgtgttgctgggggtgggggccgCTCTTTGTCCCCCCTGTAATGCTTAGGTTTGATGTTATGGTCCTATTGTCTTAACACATGTAAAGTTTTGTCCATTTCTGAAGGCAAATTTTCATCTAAAGCCCTGTGGACCTATTCAGCCATGACAACATAAATTTGTATCAAAATGGGTAGTTCTGTTTACAAAAGTAACTCAATGCAGCCTGTACTCTGTAAGCAGtagaaaaataagacattttacaAATGCACGGGAAATGCAGATTTGTGTGGAAAGGAAGTTTTGTTCTAAGACATTATGCAGCTAAAGAGGAACTGAAATGTTCCACCAAGCAGATTACATGGTACACTTGAGAAGAAAACTAGAGAAAGCTTTTGAATGATGCTTACTCATCGATTAGTGGGTAAGAATTCTCTTCTGGAAACTTCTAATTAAGTTTTGCTCAACTTtgtatctttaaaattatttcacaccaggctgtcaagatggctcagcagagaaagGAGTATGAATAAGACCCAAGGCCCTAAAAATGTATCCACTGCTATGACAGCACAACAGCTTCTCCAAGAGGTGAAGTTAGTTGCTTCAAGTTGCTGAGACAAATTAGTTGGCTTATGGAGATGGGCATCATAGTTATGGATGGACACGGATCTGTCTGTACATTGTATAGAAAGAATGTATAACATTCCATATTCCATTTAAATGCAGCTTAAGAGCTTTcaaccaccaggcagtggtggcacacacctttaatcccagcactcgggaggcagagccaggcggatctctgtgagtttgaggccaacctgggctaccaagtgagttccaggaaaggtgcaaagctacacagagaaaccctgtctcgaaacaaaacaaaacaaaagttttaaacATAATGACAAAACCCAAATAGGTAATTTTCAAATGTCTACATGGATCATGGCACTTATAGTAACattgtctttaaatatatatgacaaaaagGAGGCATTAAGTATCAAGATGCCTGTCACCACCATAAGGCACCTTCAACTGCTCACGAATATTCTCCAATGCAGTTCACAACGCAGCATAACTCCAAGAATAGATAAGTGGTAAATTAGACACAGTAAGTTTTATTAAGCTGGCATAGTTTCTACGATGGTGTGTACAACTCAGTCACCAGTGACATTTGTTTGATTGTTAAGTTTTTTAAGTCAACATATGGGAGACACGCCACGGCCAGCTCTTCCTTGGTGCATCCTTTAAGACAGCATTTATCGGAGAAACTTCTGCGTTTCCTTTGGGGATGGTTCCCCCCAAATAAACTGCTGAAGgtgttgattttgtttctgtttttctgctgAATCTTTATACTCTGAGCATAGGGGTTGACACCGAGGGGCGAAAACTGTCTTGTCTTCTCCTGAAACAAGTTGGCCTTTTCAAACTGATAGTCAGGTGCTGGCTGGTGTTCCCACGTGTAGACTGCTTTCTTGTGAGAGGCAGGCACAGGGGCTGTGGAGAGACAGTGAAAAAAAGCCTTACTTATCCAAATCTTCTATTAGATGCGAATTTAATATTAGAACACTAAAATCAGCTaattattaaaatcattttaataaaggTTGGAAAGTACAGTTACTCAGAGGCAACATATTTTTAACTCAAATAGGTGCAGCATTTCCCTATGAGAAGGCTTAGCAGCCTTTGGATATTTTGTAGCAACGTTTTTTATTACAACACCACTCACATGCTGTAGAATTCAGCATTTTTCAGCAGTGAAATCAGTGGTTCCTACTATATCTACAAGCTTGTGGCACCATCCCCACTATCTAATTCCAGAACATTTCTTTCACctctcaaaaacaataacaaacaaaacagcaacaacaaagccaGCAGTCACCACCACTAACAGTCACTCCCATGCTCTCTCCCTCCAGTCTATTTTCTCTTCCATGAATTTCTCTATTCTGTACATTTCACACAAGGGGTAGCTTCTGGTGTGTGgtcatttctgtctgtctttcaattAGCATAATATTCTCCATGTTTATCCAGGATGTCAAATGTgttcttcctttattccttccatAACTAAATAACCTCCCATTGTGTGGCTTTCTCACACTACATTTCACTCATCCATCTATCGGCTCCTGGATATTTTGGTTGTCTTCACTTTTTAGCTATTATGGATAACACTGCCATGGATATTCATGCccacatttttatgtgtttatgtttttcaGTCCTTTGGGGTATAAACCTAGGAGTGGAACTACTGAATCCTGTGGTAATCCTGAACATCTTCTCATGGGCTTCTTGTATGTCACCTTTGGAGAAACACCCATTAAATCCCTGCTCATTCTTATGTTCTCACTTGTTGTCTGTGATCATTTCCAATCAGGCTGTCTTTTTGTGTGTAGGTTATAACTCGGTAGTCAATAGAAGCACTTTGTTCTTTAACAAAATATAAAGATTGGTGAGAAGTGGAGATGTGCTCAAagtacagatttattttattattattattattattattattattattattattattatggttttttgagctagggtttctttgtgtagttttggtgcctgtcctggctctcgctctgtagaccaggctggcctcaaactcacagagatccacctggctctgtctcccaaggctgggattaaaggcgtgtgctaccaccgccaccgccaccgccactgccgccgccgccaccaccaccaccaccaccacccggctgtcaTATTACTTTTAACTCAGTCAACATTGAGTTGACTAAAACAACTAAATTACTCCTGAATGTAATTAGTCAGAAGCTTTGTGGATGTCCACTGTGACCATATTCAGGACTTCCTAGgaggacattttttttccaaggccttaaccac
Protein-coding regions in this window:
- the Insl6 gene encoding insulin-like peptide INSL6, encoding MKQLCCSCLLWLGVLQATFSHEKEGSRRRKLCGRYLLIEIIKLCGQTDWKQFELEDQTPLTRLAPAPHLSKKVKTFIPDQSPSSTWRGFTNSAPVPASHKKAVYTWEHQPAPDYQFEKANLFQEKTRQFSPLGVNPYAQSIKIQQKNRNKINTFSSLFGGNHPQRKRRSFSDKCCLKGCTKEELAVACLPYVDLKNLTIKQMSLVTELYTPS